From the Neoarius graeffei isolate fNeoGra1 chromosome 1, fNeoGra1.pri, whole genome shotgun sequence genome, one window contains:
- the LOC132881852 gene encoding uncharacterized protein LOC132881852, translating into MQKFSDNTAIVGCVHDGQEEEYRSLIQDFVLWCKSNHLQLNIGKTKEMLVDFRRSRPTLQPISIEGVDVEMVRTYKYLGVHLDDKLDWTVNTDTLYRNGESRLYFLRRLGSFRICRKLLLMFYQSVVASVLFCAVVSWGGSIKKRDTGWLDRLVRNAGSVLGTELESLTSVAERRALSKLLSIMDNVHHPLHSAIIRQKSSFSGRLLSLPCTTDRFRKSFVPQAIRLFNSSRLSKNKTLCLCCTQD; encoded by the coding sequence atgcagaagttctCGGACAATACTGCGATTGTGGGATGTGTTCATGATGGACAGGAGGAGGAGTACAGGAGCCTGATACAGGACTTTGTGTTGTGGTGTAAATCCAACCACCTGCAGCTGAACattggcaaaacaaaagaaatgcttgtggactttagaaggtccaggccgactctgcagccgatctctattgagggggtcgatgtggagatggtcaggacctacaaatacctgggtgtacatctggacgacaagctggactggacagtgAACACTGATACCCTCTACAGGAACGGTGagagcagactctacttcctgaggaggctcgggtccttcaggatctgccgaaaactgctgctgatgttctaccagtctgtggtagccagtgtCCTCTTCTGTGCTGTAGTGAGTTGGGGAGGCAGCATTAAGAAGAGAGACACTGGATGGCTCGACAGGCTGGTGAGGAATGCTGGCTCTGTGCTGGGAACTGAGCTGGAGTCCCTTACATCAGTGGCAGAGCGAAgggccctgagcaaactgctctcaaTCATGGACAATGTTCACCATCCTTTGCACAGCGCCATCATCAGGCAGAAGAGCTCGTTCAGTGGCAGACTGTTGTCCCTCCCCTGCACCACGGAcagattcaggaagtcttttgtccctcaggccattagactgttcaactcctcccggctcagcaaaaataagactctgtgcctctgctgtactcaggactag